The DNA window CAAGTGCCTGACGAATACCGTCAATCACTTTTTCTTCTTCCAACGTCGTTCCCTGTTCTTCCGGGATCACCGCATATCCGTCATCGGTCGCACTCACACAGGCATCCTGCGGAGCCTGCATGTTCTCCGGCTGCATACAGGACAGACTTTCCACTGCCTGTTTTAATGCATCCTCATCCACTGCCACCATGTTTTTCAGTTCCGCATGGACCCCGGTAAATGCATGCAGCACCCAGCCCCAGGACTTCTGGTTTTTCATCAGGTCATCGATCTCTCCGTTATCCTGATAGGTCAGCTGTAACTGCTGTCCGGTCAGTGTCTCTTCCTGATCGTTTCGTTCTTTTATTGTAATCTGATAAGACGGTAACTGCTCCGTAATCTTATCTTTTACTTCCTGTACGGTCATCTCCCCGTAGTCCGTACCGTTGATCTCTGTGTGAGAATAAAAATGATTGCTGTAATAATACGCTGCAGCACCGTATCCGGCTGCTACGACTGCAAAAAGCGCACCTGCAATCCCTGTCAGAATCTTTTTCTTTGTTGTCATCGTTTTCGTCACATCTCTCCCCGTAACGTTCCGCCCCTTTTCGTTATCCTCCCGACCGGATCGTTATCTCTTTTATTTTGTCATTCTTTATCATACCATTTTCCGGAAGATTTGCAATCATGACCTTGTATGAAAACAACAAATTTTTCCTGTTTTTTTTGTCTATTATTTCAGTTTTTCCTGCAATCGTTTCAGATATGTTTCCGTGTAGCTCCTGAGCTGGCAGTCCTGTCGGTGCAGATAACCGAAGCAGACTTTCGCATGACTTTTCCGGATCGGAATGGTCCGGATCCGGCTGTCCCTCTCTTTCTCCTTTTGCAGATCACAGCTGAGATTGGCAAGATCTGTCTCTCTCAAAAGTTCCTGCATCAGTGAACTGCTGTTTACCGTGACGATCTGCTGAAAGTCTCTGCCGTCGATCAGATCTTCCTGCAGATGTCCTGAGGTATGAAGCAGAGAAATCTGATCTTCCTCATGCTGTACATAGCGAAGATTTCGCAGTTCTTCTTTTGTCACATACTCCTTTTCATAATACGGGTGATTCGGTCCCACATACAATGCCATATCTTTTTCTTTTAACGGTGTGAACGTCATCTTTCTCTTCTGTATCATCCGCTCAAACGCCTGCCGCTGCATCTTGGAGATAAACACAAAGCCGACCTCCACCTGCCGGTGGCAGATATGATGAATGATCTTTTCAAGTGCTTCCTCATAATAGACGGCTCGCAGTTCCGGATGTTCGGCAAGAAACGTGGCAAATTCTTCGCTCAGAAGACTGCTTGGCATGGATGCGATACGGATCGTGCTCTCACGTGTCTCCGTATGGATCCTCTGGATCTCTTCCATAGAGCTTAACATTTTTCTCGCCTGATCGTATACTTTTTCTCCCTCTTTCGTAAGCTCCACACCTTTTTTACTTCGCTCGAGAAGCTGATACCCAAGTGTTCTCTCCAGCTTTTTGATTGTTTTACTTACATGCGGCTGCGTCGTATACAAAATCTGCGCAGCCCGACTCAAACTTCCTGCATCCACACTCACAACGAAGAACTGTAATTCTCTTAATTCCATACGATACTCCCATCTTTTCCGACAGGTATGTCCGGAATCTTACATTTTCTGTTTCAGCTGTTTTCCGGATGCATTACCTGTCTTCCTGTAATTTTCTTCTGCTCTTATACCAGAATAATCCGATAAAAGACAGACCTGCCACGATCCAGGAAGCAATGTAGATCCAGATGATACATTCCATCGTCTCAAACTTCGGAAGGATCACCCAGATACTGCATACCCGGAACAGACAGATACTGAGAAGCGTCGTAATCATCGGTGCAACGGTCTCCCCTAAACCGCAGCTTGCACCGGATAATGCTTCCGCAATCGCATAAAATAGATAAAACGGCGCCATCATCTGCATATATTTTACCACAAGTGGAATTAAAAGTTGAGCATCTTTTTTATCAATAAACCACGGACCGACCCATCCAGAGGCAAAAAACAGAAACAGGCTGACGACTCCCACCGCAAGTACGGAGATTCCGGTTCCGATCACCGCTCCCTTTTTGACTCTTTCTTTCTGTCCGGCACCAAGGTTCTGTGCAACATAAGTCGTCATCGCCGGTCCCATGGAGTCGGCGAGCAGCCAGATCAGCATGTTCAGCTTGTCACAGATACTCCAGGCTGCAATGCTGTCGGTTCCCATCGTATTGACACTCGCCTGTACGATGGAATTTGCGATTGGAAACAGCATGGACTGCAGGGCAAGCGGAAATCCGGTACGGATCATCATCGCCATATGCTCTCTGCCAAAATGCAGATGCCAGACATGCACTTTTCCGCGAAGATGTTCTTCTCTCGCAAGGAACAGAAAGGTCAGAACCACGCTGACGATCTGTGCCGCAACCGTGGCAGCAGCCGCACCGCCTACTCCCAGGTGCAGAACACCTACCAAAAGAAGATCACCTAAAATATTGATGCAGCTGCTCACAAGCAGTACATACAGCGGACGTTTCGAATCCCCGAAGGCACGCAGGATCCCCGCTGCCATATTATAAAGGATCAGGGACCACAGACCACCGAAATAAATCGTGCAGTATATCAGCGTATCCCTGTAGATATCCGCCGGAACACGCATCAGTTTCAGCAGTTGCGGAGCAAGCAGTACGCCTCCGAAAGAACTGATGATTCCCAGGACAAATGCGATCGTGACCGCCGTACGGATCGAACGATGCAGATGCTCTATAGCTTTCGCTCCGAAATACCTGGAAATAATAATCGTTGCTCCTGCCGCCAGACCATTCATAAAGTTGATCGGGAACTTAAACAGCGTATTGATCGAATCGATCGCTGCCAATCCCACTTTTCCTGCAAACCGTCCTACAATGATTGCATCCACCGTCACATACAGCTGCTGGATCAGGCTTCCCACGATCAGAGGCAGCACAAAGAATAAAATTGCTTTCCCAATGTTTCCTTCAATCAGACTGTTACTCTTATTTTCTTTCACCTTACTTTTCTCCCGTTTTATTTATTTCTGCATATTTTTTGTATACAGATGACAGGCGACCTGATGATCCGGTGTAAGGCTGACCATTTGCGGAGCTTCTTTTTTGCAGATCGCCATGCATTTGGTGCATCGTCCCTGGAACGGGCAGCCTTCCGGCAGCTCCAGCGGGCTTGGCGCTTCTCCTTCCAGGTTCTCGATCGGTTTGGAAAAATCCATGTTAATATCGAAGACAGACCCCATCAGTGCTCTCGTATACGGATGCACAGCATCTTTGGAAAGCTGTCCGCCCGGAAGTACTTCCACCACATTTCCCAGATACATGACTGCGATCTGATGGGCACACTGCTCGATCAGCGCAATATCATGACAGATAAATCCGATCGTAATATTCTTTTCTCTCTGTAATTTCGTGATCAGCTCGATGATCGTCTTCTGCACCGATACATCCAGTGCGGAGGTTGCTTCATCCATGATGATCACTTCCGGTTCCAGAGCCAGGGCACGGGCGATCGCCACACGCTGTCTCTGACCGCCGCTCATATTATGTGGATAACGATCCGAAAATTCTGCCGGCAGTTCTACCAGCTCCAGAAGTCTGCGACAGTTTTCTTCTTTTTCGGATTTTTTGATTCTCCCGAAGTTCAGTAACGGTTCGCATATGATATCACGGATCTTCATTTTCGGATTAAAGGATGCGGTCGGATCCTGAAAAACCATCTGAATATGCTGGCGGTTCTGACGCAGTTTTTCTCCCTTTAATTTTGTGATATCTTTTCCACGGTACAGGATCTCACCCTCGGAAGGGATATCGAGAGATACCAGAAATTTCATAAACGTACTTTTTCCACAGCCGGACTCTCCTACCAGTCCCAGTGTCTCTCCTTTATAAAACTTCAGATTGACATCGTTGTTGGCAAGCAGTGTCCGTCCGTCTGTCGTACGAAAACGCCGGGTCACATGTTTTGCTTCCAGGATTACTTCTTTTGATTCAGACATATCTCTCACCTCCCACGGAAGGAACGGCACCCAGAAGACTTCTGGTATATGCATTCCGGGTCTCATGCAGAATATATTCTCTCGTTCCCTGATCTTCCATTTTTCCATCTTTCATAACCACGATATAATCAGACATATACGCTGCGATTCCGAGGTTATGCGTCACCACGATGATACTGGTTCCGTAATCATCGCGCAGTTCCATCATCTGGCGCACGATCTGTGCCTGTGTTGTCACATCCAGTGCGGAGGTCGGTTCGTCCGCAAGCAGCAGTTTCGGCTGATAGGACATGCCCATCGCGATTCCCACACGCTGGCGCATACCGCCGGAAAGCTGGAACGGATAGGATTTCATCACGTTATCCGGGCTTGGAAGATTCATTTTTTCCAGCATCCCACAGCCTTTTGCCCAGGCATCTTTTTTCGAGATTTTTTCATGGGTGCGCAGATATTCCACAAATACATCTCCAACCTTTCTTGTCGGGTTCATCATCGCACCGCTGTCCTGAAAGATCATGGAGATCTCACTGCCGCGCAGGTTTCTCCACTCTTCGCGGTTATAGGAAAGCAGATCCTTTCCCTCAAACGTAATGCTTCCCCCGGAAACCACTCCGCCTCCTGCCAGAAGTCCAAGAACGGCACGGATCACGGTAGTCTTTCCGCTTCCCGATTCACCTACCAGTGATACGATCTGTCCCTGTTTCATATCCAGGTTAAAATCCTGCACGGTAGGTACATTCTTATAGGAAACGGTCACATTTTTCAACTGTAACATATTTACCATGTTTGCCCTCCTTACTCGTCTTTCGGATCCAGAATATCCCGGAGAGAATCTCCCAGCATATTAAAAACTACAACTACAATAAAAATTGCCAGACCGGGGAAAATCATCATCCATGGCGCAGACTGAATACATGCTCTTCCTTCGTTTAACATATAGCCCCATTCCGGTGCCGGAGGTTTTGCTCCGAATCCCAGGAAGGACATAGCTGCCAGTTCCAGCATCATACCACCGATATCGGTAGCTGCCGTGATGATCAGTGTAGGCAGTGCATTCGGCAACATATAACGTAAGATCATATACGGTGTTTTCGAACCGGTTACGATCGCTGCTTCCACATAGTCACAGTGACGGATCTTCAGAACCAGGCTTCGTCCGAGACGGGCGTATTTTGTCCAGTTTACTACGACAACGGCTACAATTGCATTTTTCATGCTTGCTCCCATGATACCGGCTACTGCAAGTGCCAGAACCAGACCCGGGAAAGACAGCATCATATCAGCGATTCGCATGATAATGCTGTCCACGATACCGCCAAAATATCCGGCGATCACGCCAAGTGTGGTTCCGATAAAGAAAATCAGTGCAACTACGCCGAACGTTGCTGTCAGAGACGCTCTCGCTCCGTAGATCACACGGGCAAAGATATCACGTCCCATCTTATCGGTTCCGAAGATATGTGCCTTGCTCGGAGCCAGAAGGGCTTCATCCAGGCTTCCTTTCAGCGGATCCACACCCCCGCTCACAACCGGGGCAAATACTGCAATCAGAATGATCACAACAGCCAGAATAAGAAAAAAGGTAAACTGCTTATACTGTGCAAAAAAATTCTTCTTTTTCATACTCATTACTCCTTTAATCTCATTCTCGGGTCAATATATACATAAGAAGCATCCACGATCAGGTTGATCACCATATAAATCAGCGCCAGCCACAGTACATACCCCTGAATCAGGTTATAATCGCTGGAAGTGATCGCAGACACTGCAAGGTTTCCAAGACCCGGATAGGAAAAAATAACTTCTACTACTGCCGTACCACCAAGCAGAGATCCGATGGACAGACCGAACATGGTGATCAGAGGAAGCAGAGAGTTCGGGAATACATTGAACCAGACGATTCTGGACCATTTTACTCCTCTCGCCTGGGCGCCGATCACATAATCCTGGCTCAGCTCATCAAGAACTGCGGTACGCACCTGACGGGTGTATTTGGATGTCATCGCGATCGCCAGTGTCAGTGCCGGAAGGAACAGACTCTTAAAGTCTCCCGCAGAACTGATTACCGGAAAAATCTGGAAATAGACACAAAACGCCATCATTAAAAGAAGTCCCACCCAGAAGTTCGGCATCGCACAGCCGATAAACGTGATCCCCCGTACCAGATAATCGATCCAGGTATCTTTTTTCAAAGCAGATGCCATACCGAGGGGAATAGAAAGTACCAGCATCAGCAGCATCGCCATCAGTGTCAGTTTTAAGGTCGGCCACAGTCTCTCTGCCAGAAGTTCTGTTACCGGTTTGTTCAGGGAATAGGATTTCCCGAAATCTCCCTGCAGACAGTTGCCAAGCCATCTTCCATACTGTACAAAAAACGGATCATTTAATCCCATCTCTTCTCTTGTCTGCTCTACCATCTCCTCGGTCGGCATTACACCGTTGGCGGAATACATGTTTCGCACCGGGTCTCCCGGTGACATATATGTCAGACCGAATGTAATAAAACTGATACCGAACAGTACCACGATGATCTGCAGCAGACGCATGAGTATTTGCTTCTTATTCAAATCGTTCACACCTTTCTTTTACA is part of the Blautia faecicola genome and encodes:
- the nikC gene encoding nickel transporter permease, giving the protein MKKKNFFAQYKQFTFFLILAVVIILIAVFAPVVSGGVDPLKGSLDEALLAPSKAHIFGTDKMGRDIFARVIYGARASLTATFGVVALIFFIGTTLGVIAGYFGGIVDSIIMRIADMMLSFPGLVLALAVAGIMGASMKNAIVAVVVVNWTKYARLGRSLVLKIRHCDYVEAAIVTGSKTPYMILRYMLPNALPTLIITAATDIGGMMLELAAMSFLGFGAKPPAPEWGYMLNEGRACIQSAPWMMIFPGLAIFIVVVVFNMLGDSLRDILDPKDE
- a CDS encoding MATE family efflux transporter; translation: MKENKSNSLIEGNIGKAILFFVLPLIVGSLIQQLYVTVDAIIVGRFAGKVGLAAIDSINTLFKFPINFMNGLAAGATIIISRYFGAKAIEHLHRSIRTAVTIAFVLGIISSFGGVLLAPQLLKLMRVPADIYRDTLIYCTIYFGGLWSLILYNMAAGILRAFGDSKRPLYVLLVSSCINILGDLLLVGVLHLGVGGAAAATVAAQIVSVVLTFLFLAREEHLRGKVHVWHLHFGREHMAMMIRTGFPLALQSMLFPIANSIVQASVNTMGTDSIAAWSICDKLNMLIWLLADSMGPAMTTYVAQNLGAGQKERVKKGAVIGTGISVLAVGVVSLFLFFASGWVGPWFIDKKDAQLLIPLVVKYMQMMAPFYLFYAIAEALSGASCGLGETVAPMITTLLSICLFRVCSIWVILPKFETMECIIWIYIASWIVAGLSFIGLFWYKSRRKLQEDR
- a CDS encoding ABC transporter ATP-binding protein, whose amino-acid sequence is MVNMLQLKNVTVSYKNVPTVQDFNLDMKQGQIVSLVGESGSGKTTVIRAVLGLLAGGGVVSGGSITFEGKDLLSYNREEWRNLRGSEISMIFQDSGAMMNPTRKVGDVFVEYLRTHEKISKKDAWAKGCGMLEKMNLPSPDNVMKSYPFQLSGGMRQRVGIAMGMSYQPKLLLADEPTSALDVTTQAQIVRQMMELRDDYGTSIIVVTHNLGIAAYMSDYIVVMKDGKMEDQGTREYILHETRNAYTRSLLGAVPSVGGERYV
- a CDS encoding LysR family transcriptional regulator, with amino-acid sequence MELRELQFFVVSVDAGSLSRAAQILYTTQPHVSKTIKKLERTLGYQLLERSKKGVELTKEGEKVYDQARKMLSSMEEIQRIHTETRESTIRIASMPSSLLSEEFATFLAEHPELRAVYYEEALEKIIHHICHRQVEVGFVFISKMQRQAFERMIQKRKMTFTPLKEKDMALYVGPNHPYYEKEYVTKEELRNLRYVQHEEDQISLLHTSGHLQEDLIDGRDFQQIVTVNSSSLMQELLRETDLANLSCDLQKEKERDSRIRTIPIRKSHAKVCFGYLHRQDCQLRSYTETYLKRLQEKLK
- the nikB gene encoding nickel ABC transporter permease, which gives rise to MNKKQILMRLLQIIVVLFGISFITFGLTYMSPGDPVRNMYSANGVMPTEEMVEQTREEMGLNDPFFVQYGRWLGNCLQGDFGKSYSLNKPVTELLAERLWPTLKLTLMAMLLMLVLSIPLGMASALKKDTWIDYLVRGITFIGCAMPNFWVGLLLMMAFCVYFQIFPVISSAGDFKSLFLPALTLAIAMTSKYTRQVRTAVLDELSQDYVIGAQARGVKWSRIVWFNVFPNSLLPLITMFGLSIGSLLGGTAVVEVIFSYPGLGNLAVSAITSSDYNLIQGYVLWLALIYMVINLIVDASYVYIDPRMRLKE
- a CDS encoding ABC transporter ATP-binding protein; translation: MSESKEVILEAKHVTRRFRTTDGRTLLANNDVNLKFYKGETLGLVGESGCGKSTFMKFLVSLDIPSEGEILYRGKDITKLKGEKLRQNRQHIQMVFQDPTASFNPKMKIRDIICEPLLNFGRIKKSEKEENCRRLLELVELPAEFSDRYPHNMSGGQRQRVAIARALALEPEVIIMDEATSALDVSVQKTIIELITKLQREKNITIGFICHDIALIEQCAHQIAVMYLGNVVEVLPGGQLSKDAVHPYTRALMGSVFDINMDFSKPIENLEGEAPSPLELPEGCPFQGRCTKCMAICKKEAPQMVSLTPDHQVACHLYTKNMQK